In the genome of Pelobacter seleniigenes DSM 18267, one region contains:
- a CDS encoding cbb3-type cytochrome oxidase assembly protein has translation MTATTAQTLLTLFILLVFLGFLIWALKTGQFKNIESPKHDMLDEQDDESAPPRRKVP, from the coding sequence ATGACGGCAACCACTGCGCAAACCCTGCTGACCCTGTTTATTCTGCTGGTCTTCCTCGGCTTTCTCATCTGGGCCCTGAAGACCGGCCAGTTCAAAAATATCGAGTCCCCAAAACATGACATGCTCGATGAGCAAGATGATGAGTCCGCCCCACCAAGGAGGAAAGTACCATGA
- a CDS encoding cbb3-type cytochrome c oxidase subunit I — MSGTLEHQDTSAKIFFAATIFWFAIFTGFGFILAIKFFQPTFLGSTEVLTFGRIRPAHINGVLFGFLSSGLLGAMFYILPRLCKTELRLSRLASLAAIVWNISVLIGIAMILSGNTQGREYAEMPWFIDVLVVLALLIFAVVTFSTLRCRQEKKLYVSLWYYAGTMLWFPVVYVIGNVMWKIPEGALNGTTDAIFNWYYGHNVLGLWFTTLGIPAWYYLVPKLTRRPLYSHLLSIIAFFSIAFFYTGVGGHHLLQAPIPEWLKTIAVIMSLLMLVPVVTFATNIMLTCRGHVRVAIDNLPLRWALTGFLFYVLASVQGSFQALRSTNAFTHFSQWPVGHAHLALLGGFGFLVVGLAYWLVPKMLSCKIYSTRLMSLSWWLATIGFSVFFLAMTIAGLVANSSWWVHVDLVATLPMLRPHFIIRAIGGGMVVLGAWVYAFNLLCTFLHLGAAKAQTEQPDEIIQTPQRKHPVQLAPEKINLTVVIVGGMVLFVVMTFMVVGMPYMYAAMEPSATAHPYSQRQTAGHELFKNLGCFYCHSQFTRPQDWAGGEVSQRGDYFYDTPHLLGTERTGPNLAKIGGKRPTQWHKRHHTDPRSVSPTSIMPPFAFLSEEELGQLADYLQHLGTEDLELHSFQPQPPPELRDKMNPYMKPMMMAAKGYDPQQQTYSGNPAIGQKWATVFEQGKTLYAQKCLPCHGGSGNGRGVYARMLVTRPANLHERITNYPSPDAPFHFWRIWAGVPGTGMPAWGQQLDDDQIWHLSTYEMALANGTPRTVSDDISDQAAIAFANQRNEDQADIKGTQEEYRHGAKLFAAYCRQCHGSKGMGNGDASSTAGGYVKPEPANFHETGDDFRMNGQYLYKIREGVPTTNMPPWKEALSDEEIAHLTYFIQSFAAPKDWQEKWRPLYADAYAMTIESGGKTAEPLVSPKSEEE; from the coding sequence ATGTCCGGAACCCTGGAACACCAAGACACGTCCGCAAAAATCTTCTTTGCTGCAACCATTTTCTGGTTCGCAATCTTCACCGGCTTCGGTTTCATTCTCGCCATCAAATTCTTCCAGCCGACCTTCCTCGGCAGTACGGAGGTTCTGACCTTCGGCCGCATCCGACCGGCGCATATCAACGGTGTCCTGTTCGGCTTCCTTTCTTCGGGTCTTTTGGGCGCGATGTTCTACATCTTGCCACGCCTGTGCAAAACTGAACTGCGCCTGTCGAGGCTGGCGAGCCTCGCTGCCATAGTCTGGAATATCAGTGTCCTGATCGGTATCGCCATGATCCTCTCTGGAAACACCCAGGGGCGAGAGTATGCCGAAATGCCCTGGTTCATAGATGTTCTGGTGGTCCTTGCGCTGCTGATTTTCGCTGTCGTGACCTTCTCCACCCTCCGCTGTCGCCAGGAGAAAAAGCTTTACGTCAGTCTCTGGTACTACGCCGGCACCATGCTCTGGTTCCCGGTGGTCTATGTCATCGGCAACGTCATGTGGAAGATTCCTGAAGGCGCGCTCAACGGCACCACGGACGCGATCTTCAACTGGTATTACGGCCACAATGTCCTGGGGCTTTGGTTCACCACCCTGGGGATCCCGGCCTGGTACTACCTGGTTCCGAAACTGACCCGCCGGCCGCTCTACTCGCATTTGCTGTCAATCATCGCCTTCTTCTCCATCGCCTTTTTCTACACCGGGGTCGGTGGCCATCACCTGCTGCAGGCGCCGATCCCGGAATGGCTGAAGACCATCGCGGTCATTATGAGCCTGCTGATGCTGGTGCCGGTGGTCACCTTCGCTACCAACATCATGCTTACCTGCCGCGGTCATGTGCGGGTGGCGATCGACAACCTGCCGCTACGCTGGGCACTGACCGGATTTCTCTTTTACGTACTGGCCTCGGTGCAGGGCTCTTTCCAGGCACTGCGCAGCACCAACGCTTTCACTCACTTCTCCCAGTGGCCAGTTGGACATGCCCACCTGGCGTTGCTCGGCGGCTTCGGCTTCCTGGTGGTCGGGTTGGCCTACTGGCTGGTCCCCAAGATGCTCAGCTGTAAGATCTACTCCACCCGCCTGATGAGTCTGTCCTGGTGGCTGGCGACAATCGGTTTCAGTGTTTTCTTCCTCGCCATGACCATCGCCGGGCTGGTCGCCAACTCCTCCTGGTGGGTCCATGTCGATCTGGTGGCGACTCTGCCGATGCTCCGTCCGCACTTCATCATCCGCGCAATCGGCGGCGGTATGGTGGTGCTCGGTGCCTGGGTCTACGCATTCAATCTGCTGTGCACCTTTCTGCACTTAGGCGCGGCAAAGGCGCAAACCGAACAACCGGATGAAATCATCCAAACCCCGCAGCGCAAACACCCGGTGCAGCTCGCTCCGGAAAAGATCAACCTGACCGTGGTTATCGTCGGCGGCATGGTGCTGTTCGTGGTCATGACCTTCATGGTGGTCGGCATGCCCTACATGTACGCCGCCATGGAGCCGAGTGCGACGGCCCATCCGTACTCTCAACGCCAGACTGCCGGTCACGAGCTGTTCAAGAATCTTGGTTGTTTTTACTGTCACAGCCAGTTCACCCGCCCCCAGGACTGGGCTGGCGGGGAGGTCTCTCAGCGCGGCGATTATTTCTATGACACCCCACATCTGCTCGGGACTGAACGGACCGGGCCCAATCTGGCCAAAATAGGTGGCAAACGCCCCACCCAATGGCACAAACGTCACCATACCGATCCCCGCTCGGTCTCGCCGACCTCGATCATGCCCCCCTTCGCTTTCCTCAGCGAGGAGGAGTTAGGACAGCTGGCCGACTATCTGCAACATTTAGGGACCGAAGATCTGGAGCTGCATTCCTTCCAGCCGCAGCCGCCACCGGAGTTACGGGACAAGATGAACCCTTACATGAAGCCGATGATGATGGCGGCCAAGGGTTATGATCCCCAGCAGCAGACCTATTCAGGAAATCCGGCCATCGGGCAAAAGTGGGCCACAGTCTTCGAACAGGGAAAAACCCTCTATGCTCAGAAATGTCTCCCCTGCCACGGCGGCTCGGGAAATGGGCGAGGAGTCTACGCCCGCATGCTGGTGACCCGCCCGGCCAACCTGCATGAACGAATCACCAATTATCCATCTCCGGATGCGCCTTTTCATTTCTGGAGAATCTGGGCCGGGGTTCCGGGGACCGGCATGCCCGCCTGGGGGCAGCAGTTGGATGATGATCAGATCTGGCACCTGTCAACCTACGAAATGGCCTTAGCCAATGGCACCCCACGGACGGTTTCGGATGATATCTCCGATCAGGCGGCGATCGCCTTTGCCAACCAGCGCAATGAGGATCAGGCCGATATCAAAGGAACTCAGGAAGAATACCGTCACGGAGCCAAGCTGTTTGCCGCCTACTGCCGTCAGTGTCATGGGTCCAAGGGGATGGGCAACGGCGATGCCTCGTCCACAGCTGGCGGCTACGTCAAACCGGAACCGGCCAATTTCCATGAGACCGGAGATGACTTCCGGATGAATGGCCAGTATCTCTATAAGATCAGGGAAGGGGTCCCCACCACCAATATGCCTCCTTGGAAAGAGGCCCTGAGCGATGAGGAAATAGCCCACCTGACCTACTTCATCCAGTCCTTCGCTGCCCCCAAGGACTGGCAGGAAAAATGGCGCCCACTCTATGCTGACGCCTATGCGATGACTATTGAATCTGGCGGCAAGACCGCTGAGCCACTGGTCAGCCCAAAAAGCGAGGAGGAGTGA